Proteins encoded by one window of Deinococcus aerophilus:
- a CDS encoding AzlC family ABC transporter permease, whose product MTELPTAPPRVPRSFWQGLRAFVPLIPGVMPFGMVAGIAAVQAGFSPAQSIAFSLIGYAGSAQLVASQMFGHTPTLLIVLATLIVNLRFAMYSASLLPLFDGVSLARRWLLAYGLTDQSYAVTMGRPASTPNPVAYYAGATALMWLTWQSGTAVGALLGARIPAHWPLEFAVPLSFIALLIPVLRSRPQVLAAGISAVVAVATYNLPFRLNLILGAVCGIAAGLLIQRWKGQAA is encoded by the coding sequence ATGACCGAACTCCCCACAGCCCCGCCCAGGGTTCCCCGTTCCTTCTGGCAGGGCTTGCGGGCCTTTGTGCCCCTGATTCCGGGGGTGATGCCTTTTGGCATGGTGGCGGGCATCGCGGCGGTGCAGGCCGGCTTCTCGCCTGCCCAGTCCATTGCCTTTTCCCTGATCGGCTATGCGGGGTCGGCGCAGCTCGTGGCTTCACAGATGTTCGGCCACACGCCAACCCTGCTGATCGTTCTGGCCACCCTGATCGTGAATCTGCGCTTCGCCATGTACTCGGCCTCGCTGCTGCCCCTCTTTGACGGCGTGTCGCTGGCGCGGCGCTGGCTGCTGGCCTACGGCCTGACCGACCAGAGCTATGCGGTCACGATGGGGCGGCCCGCTTCGACGCCGAATCCGGTGGCGTACTACGCGGGGGCGACCGCGCTGATGTGGCTTACCTGGCAGAGCGGAACCGCCGTCGGGGCGCTGCTCGGCGCGAGGATTCCCGCACACTGGCCGCTGGAGTTTGCCGTGCCGCTGAGTTTTATTGCGCTGCTGATTCCAGTGCTGAGAAGCAGACCCCAGGTGCTCGCCGCTGGGATTTCGGCCGTGGTGGCCGTGGCGACCTACAACCTGCCGTTCCGCCTGAACCTGATTCTGGGTGCGGTGTGCGGCATTGCGGCGGGTCTGCTCATCCAACGGTGGAAGGGACAGGCGGCATGA
- a CDS encoding AzlD domain-containing protein — protein sequence MSTWLLILGVGAGSLLLRASSLVLLRGRKLPDSVTLSLGLVPASVLAALIAPELLYARGTGAFDPFSPRLAAGLVAAAVAWKTRNLLWTLIAGLGLLLLLG from the coding sequence ATGAGCACCTGGCTGCTGATTCTCGGGGTCGGTGCCGGGAGCCTCCTGTTGCGCGCGTCCTCTCTGGTGTTGCTGCGGGGCAGGAAGCTGCCGGACAGCGTCACCCTGTCTCTGGGACTGGTTCCCGCCTCGGTGCTGGCGGCCCTGATCGCCCCGGAACTGCTGTATGCCCGCGGCACGGGCGCTTTCGATCCGTTCAGTCCGCGTCTGGCGGCGGGCCTCGTGGCCGCCGCGGTGGCCTGGAAAACCCGCAACCTGCTGTGGACCCTGATTGCTGGCCTGGGGCTGCTCCTGCTGCTGGGCTGA